Proteins encoded together in one Rhizobium sp. 11515TR window:
- a CDS encoding M20 family metallopeptidase encodes MDPKSLIGAIDEKSCLDFLSMMVRQKSHSQTEGERELARIMARQMEAIGLQSELQAFDNGERFNAIGRLKGTGGGKSLLFNGHLDTNPVTEGWTVDPWGGLVDDKFIYGIGVSNMKAGDAAYFCAVKTLLDAGVKLKGDVTLTYVVGELQGGVGTLAAIRNGVKADYFINSEPSDLAAVTMHAAALSFVIELTGDTRHLSKREQSVDAIAAACDLIPRINAMTFSGARSEVHRSINRGHVGVVHGALGRELEEWRPPQVADFVRIRGSARYAPGQTQEGVLADLAAELVELEKRFPGLKAKLVPEMIEGRPLMPPFEVSPTSRIVTSINAAYETVRGETQPTGAITPTRFYGTDAGHLYHELGMEGIVCGPGGRYNTMPDERVDIVDYLDMIRVYMLTILDICEVA; translated from the coding sequence ATGGACCCGAAATCGCTCATCGGAGCAATCGATGAGAAGAGCTGCCTCGACTTCCTGTCGATGATGGTTCGCCAAAAGAGCCATTCCCAGACCGAAGGCGAACGCGAGCTTGCGCGCATCATGGCGCGCCAGATGGAGGCGATTGGGCTTCAGTCCGAACTGCAAGCCTTCGATAATGGCGAGCGTTTCAATGCGATAGGACGCCTGAAGGGAACCGGCGGCGGCAAGAGCCTGCTCTTCAACGGCCATCTCGACACCAACCCGGTCACCGAGGGCTGGACCGTCGATCCGTGGGGCGGCCTCGTCGACGACAAATTCATCTACGGTATCGGCGTCTCCAATATGAAGGCAGGGGATGCTGCCTATTTCTGCGCGGTCAAGACCTTGCTCGACGCCGGCGTCAAATTGAAGGGTGACGTCACCCTGACTTATGTCGTCGGCGAACTTCAAGGCGGCGTCGGAACGCTTGCCGCCATCCGCAACGGCGTCAAGGCCGACTATTTCATCAACAGCGAGCCGAGCGATCTTGCCGCCGTGACGATGCATGCCGCCGCGCTAAGCTTCGTGATCGAGCTGACCGGCGATACGCGGCACCTGTCCAAACGCGAACAATCGGTCGACGCCATCGCCGCCGCCTGCGATCTCATCCCGCGTATCAACGCCATGACCTTCAGCGGCGCGAGAAGCGAAGTGCACCGCTCGATCAATCGCGGCCATGTCGGTGTCGTCCATGGTGCGCTCGGGCGTGAGCTGGAGGAATGGCGCCCGCCGCAGGTCGCCGATTTCGTCCGCATCCGAGGCTCGGCCCGCTACGCGCCGGGCCAGACGCAGGAAGGCGTGCTTGCCGATCTCGCTGCGGAATTGGTCGAGCTCGAAAAGCGCTTTCCCGGGCTGAAAGCCAAGCTGGTGCCTGAGATGATCGAAGGCCGTCCCCTGATGCCTCCTTTCGAAGTCTCACCGACCTCACGCATCGTGACCTCGATCAACGCCGCCTATGAGACTGTTCGCGGCGAGACGCAGCCGACGGGCGCCATTACACCTACGCGTTTTTACGGAACGGATGCCGGCCATCTCTACCATGAGCTCGGCATGGAAGG